The Pseudochaenichthys georgianus chromosome 24, fPseGeo1.2, whole genome shotgun sequence genome includes a region encoding these proteins:
- the cnr1 gene encoding cannabinoid receptor 1 has translation MKSVLDGVADTTFRTITSGLQYLGSNDANYDNPLNDVDFKAGFALQKPLSAFRSDSFPGKVPADEELILKGIPFFPTNATDLFGNRSMLGDETNTLQCGDNFMDMECFMILTPSQQLAVAVMSLTLGTVTVLENLVVLCVIFQSRTLRCRPSYHFIGSLAVADLLGSVIFVYSFLDFHVFHRKDSPNVFLFKLGGVTASFTASVGSLFLTAIDRYISIHRPLAYRRIVTRTKAVIAFCVMWTISIVIAVLPLLGWNCKSLNSVCSDIFPLIDENYLLFWIGVTSVLVLFIIYAYMYILWKAHHHAVRMLSRTSQKSLVVYSADGTKVQSARPEQTRMDIRLAKTLVLILVVLVICWGPLLAIMVYDLFWKMDDDIKTVFAFCSMLCLLNSTVNPVIYALRSKDMRHAFITSCQACRGTGQQLDNSLESDCQNRHTNISANRAAESCVKTTVKIAKVTMSVSTETSAEAV, from the coding sequence ATGAAGTCTGTGCTGGATGGTGTGGCGGACACCACCTTCCGGACTATTACATCTGGTTTACAGTATCTGGGCTCCAACGACGCTAACTATGACAACCCCCTCAATGATGTAGACTTCAAGGCAGGTTTCGCTCTGCAGAAGCCTTTATCTGCTTTCCGCAGCGACTCCTTCCCAGGCAAAGTACCTGCGGACGAGGAGCTCATCCTCAAGGGCATCCCCTTCTTCCCCACCAATGCCACGGACTTGTTTGGCAACCGGAGCATGTTGGGAGATGAGACTAACACTTTACAATGTGGGGATAACTTTATGGACATGGAGTGTTTCATGATCCTGACCCCCAGCCAGCAGCTGGCTGTGGCAGTGATGTCTCTGACTCTGGGTACCGTCACAGTGCTGGAGAACCTGGTGGTGCTCTGCGTCATCTTTCAGTCCCGCACCCTCCGCTGCCGGCCGTCCTACCACTTCATTGGCAGTCTGGCTGTGGCTGACCTCCTGGGAAGTGTTATATTTGTCTACAGCTTTCTGGACTTCCATGTCTTCCACAGGAAGGACAGCCCCAATGTGTTTCTCTTCAAACTGGGTGGAGTCACAGCGTCGTTCACTGCGTCTGTGGGGAGTCTTTTCCTCACTGCTATTGATCGCTACATCTCCATCCACCGGCCTCTCGCCTACAGGCGCATCGTGACACGGACCAAGGCTGTCATTGCCTTCTGTGTGATGTGGACCATCTCTATCGTCATCGCAGTGCTACCTCTGCTGGGCTGGAACTGTAAAAGTCTCAACTCTGTTTGCTCAGACATATTTCCTCTGATTGATGAGAACTACCTGTTGTTCTGGATCGGTGTTACCAGTGTGCTGGTTCTTTTCATCATCTACGCCTACATGTACATCCTGTGGAAGGCGCACCACCACGCCGTGCGCATGCTGAGCCGCACCTCCCAGAAGAGCCTTGTTGTTTACTCAGCAGATGGGACTAAAGTGCAGTCCGCTCGCCCGGAGCAGACGCGCATGGACATTCGCCTCGCCAAGACCCTGGTGCTCATCCTGGTGGTGCTGGTCATCTGCTGGGGCCCACTGCTCGCCATCATGGTCTATGACCTCTTCTGGAAGATGGACGATGACATTAAGACGGTATTTGCATTCTGCAGCATGCTCTGCCTGCTCAACTCCACTGTCAACCCGGTCATCTACGCCTTGAGGAGCAAGGATATGCGGCACGCCTTCATCACCTCCTGCCAGGCCTGCAGGGGCACGGGCCAGCAGCTGGATAATAGCCTCGAGTCAGACTGCCAGAACAGACATACCAACATTTCTGCCAACAGGGCTGCAGAGAGCTGTGTGAAGACCACTGTGAAAATAGCCAAAGTAACAATGTCTGTGTCAACTGAAACTTCTGCAGAGGCTGTCTGA
- the akirin2 gene encoding akirin-2 — protein MACGATLKRSMDFDPLMNQASPKRRRCTPIMSPVSSPQKYLRMEPSPFGEVSSRLTTEQILHNIKQEYKRLQKRRHLDSTFQQESSCCPLDLQNQSGSALPGTSSGASSPFRKEQPLFSLRQVGMICERLLKEREDKIREEYDEILTTKLAEQYDTFVKFTHDQLMRRFGEQPASYVS, from the exons ATGGCTTGCGGGGCTACCCTGAAGAGGAGTATGGACTTTGATCCACTGATGAACCAGGCTTCCCCAAAAAGGAGGAGGTGCACCCCGATCATGTCTCCAGTCTCTTCACCACAGAAGTATTTGCGTATGGAGCCCTCGCCTTTCGGGGAAGTGTCGTCAAGACTCACCACAG AGCAAATCCTACACAACATCAAACAGGAGTACAAGCGGCTGCAGAAACGACGACACCTGGACAGCACCTTCCAGCAGGAAAGCAGCTGTTGTCCTCTGGATCTGCAGAACCAGAGTGGATCAGCCCTGCCAG GTACGTCCTCCGGTGCCTCGTCTCCCTTCAGGAAAGAGCAGCCTTTATTTTCCCTCAGGCAGGTTGGGATGATTTGTGAAAGACTGCTGAAAGAGCGAGAGGACAAAATCCGCGAGGAGTACGACGAGATTCTGACGACAAAGCTTGCCG AGCAATATGACACGTTTGTCAAGTTCACGCACGACCAACTGATGCGAAGGTTCGGAGAGCAGCCGGCCAGCT ACGTTTCCTGA